From Vigna angularis cultivar LongXiaoDou No.4 chromosome 11, ASM1680809v1, whole genome shotgun sequence:
ttggtttttctggaatgcaaaatccttgagttaagaaagatatttatgaaattaaaaattacacacaagttctcttttcaagaagatCTTTCCCAACCTTTTTCCCTTGTAGTGagctctcttttctttctttttatttttcttttcattttcttttcttttgatttccaattgcttttgcttttcaaaTGCTCACTGCCTAGAAAAGTGACTTGAACCTTtttcaatacctcacaaatattctcaCCTCAACTCaagttaaagaatttaaaacagggttttcaaaacatgcataagactcaaggttcaaagggtaaaaaaaattgtattctttttaatggacaaaattttctttgaaggctaaaagaataagggataacaaaagatgtcgttgatcatatgaaacctgtaagcaagtagttcaatcacaaaaaatttggacaaaatcattcatgcttccaaagtaatagcaattatttacaacaactctgaagcccaaaactcacacaggtaaactctcaagttccagaattcagaaaaacatccTGCTCAATGTCTCAATCaagttttacctcaagcacTTGTTTTATACATTGTGAGCCATCACCTGCATATTatcacatcatgcatcatccCAACATCAATCCATACACCAGAATCTCacaaagcaatactcatcacaaaacaATCACACTTGAATCAATGCAGAATAATTCATTCaagcaaaatacaaaaacaaaacaaataatcaaaaggaaaagtttagaaagctgggttgcctcccagtaagcgcttctttaacatCACTAGCTTGACTctatcttcatcatcatagcatccatcagtagatgctgtcaatagcatccatcagtagatgtctaatcacatagcatccatcagtagatgttaatatttcttatcttcATTGGTATGCCTCAGTAGACaccaatctttctcatctttatcggcacccatcagtagatgcgtaatcacctaacatccatcagtagatgtctaatcATCGTCCTTTTCCATAACAGCATCCGTCAGTAGATGCTGTCATTACTGCCATCAGAAGCATCATATAAccctaaaaaaaattcaaacacacaaaaacaaaatcaaatccaaaccacacaactaagttaaaaagaaaaaataaaataaaaaataaaacaaaataaaagataaaaaaaagaaaaattcagagactgggttgcctcccaacaagcacttttttaacgtcactagcttgacaccattaagctcaatcTGGATCACCCAATTCCAACTTTAATCTTGGTGTTCTCCTTTCTGTCTCCACACCAACTTATCTTTAGCAGGTTCCTCtttgtaggcttgacttcaagaccagtAATATTTTCAAGtacagataagggcatcaagtTAATACtagaccctaaatcaattaaggctTTCCCTCTTTCATGACTCCCAATAGTGCATGGGATATTGAAACTTTTCGGATCATTAgcttttggaggaagtgcctTCTGCAAGATCACACTGCAATTGCTTTGTACCTCAACTGTTTCTTCCTCTggactttttctctttttgttgaatttcttgAGGAAGTTAACATAATCAGgtacctgttgcaatgtcttaGTCACAAGAATTTTAATCTCCATATCCTCGAAGATTTTCATGGATTGCTCAaactgtttttccttctctttcttaGAATAATTCTTTGGGTAGGGAAGAagtttttcatataattctttatttttcttcttatcctcttcctctattttttttcttttcttccctatctttttccttttcttttctctcattctcttcttcttctttctctatatctttctctttttcactcaaactttctttttcttttctctctatttttctctcatcttcttcctctttttccctctccttttcttttctctcactctcttctttttctttcttttcctctatATCCTTCTATTTTTTGctcaaactttcttcttttatctctatttttctctcatataAAAACTTGCCACTCTCAATGATAACGGTGTTGCACTCCTCTTTAGGGCTAACTTCCATATTGCCCCCAAAATCATCAAGCTTCTGAATTATGAACCTACAATGCGCCTCCATCCTTCTGCATGCTGCTTTAGTGTTCTTACGATGAGACTCAGACATCTGTATGAACTGTTGAAGCGTGTCATCCATATTAGCCCATCTTTATGATATAGAGGGTTGTTGTTTCCATTGTTGTTGTGACAACCTATCAAATTGTTCGGcagcttgagtgcttttgtgatgagAATCAGACATCTGCATTAACTCAGAcataaattgattttctactttgttttattatttataaacacaTCGAATACTTCATCcttatgtttgattaagtataTTTTGGTCTATatagaataatcatctataaacataataaaataatttttaccacCTCTAGACATGGTTTATTTTAAATCAGTTAGATGAGTATGAATTAACCCTAACAATTTAGTTTGACATTCTACATAATGACAAGTTTGTTTTGTTATATTAGATTCCACACATATATCACAATcactacttttttttatcatgcaTGTCGATTAATCATAGTCGTTGGAATTTCATAACATATGAGGAGTTCACATGCAATAATCTAGCATGCCACATATCATACAAGTCAATAATGTAAGCAAAAGAACTTGATTCATTTACAATTTGAGAAACATTAAGTACATAGAGACATTGATCACAATATCCCATCGCCCACAAAAACATTAGTTTTTGTTATAACAATCTTGTTAGATTTAAATGACACTATAACCCCAACTTTTTCCAGTAGTAATATAGAgattatattaacattaatagaGGACACATGTAGTACGTAACTCAAAGCCAAAGTGTTCTTAGATGTAAGCTTTAAAATAACTTTCCTTTTTCCTAGGACATGAGTTGTCCTGGAATCCCCAAGATAAATGTGTTCTTCTCCATCTCCTACACTTGTGTAGGAGGTAAAAACACTTATGTTTGGAAATATGTGCTTGGTAGCACTAGAGTCTACCACATATTTTCTCATATTGGTCATCAAGTTTACTTGTGAAATGACCGCAATAATGGTACCTTTCCCTTCGACTTTACTTGCCTTAGGAGGATTGTGTTTCATACTCTACGTCTGCATTAAGGTGCATGATGGCCCGACTTTCTATATACAAAGcaattttcattcttcttaAAGATGAGGTTAAATCCTTTaagatagaaattttgaaaattgttgtttttttattgtgatcAGGTTTCTTCTCGTACCTTTTTAGAACAAGTTTGTCTTCTACCATATTTGCTTTTGCAAATAATGATTTGGCTTTTGTAGTAATACACTTCTTCTTATTAGTATCTTTAATTATGATGTGACTAATGAGCTCTATAAGTGACATTTGcttatgtttatgttttatttgttggTTGTAGTCAGTTTAGGATGTGGCAATTTCTCGATTAGAAGTTCTAAAACAAACTTATAAGGAAAAATTATGTTCTCTACTTTGATGTCTTCAACCAGTTTGTGATACTCGTTGATTTGGATCTTAATGTTCTTATATGAAATCATCTCTTAGTGGTAGTAGTTTCTTATGACGAATCTTTGTCAAATGACATattcaacaatatatattttagaattaacaaatcctaaatttctttttcttccttataTGAATAGTAAACTTAGAACAAGTCATTAGACAAAACACTTGATAAAGTATGTCAGCATACATTGTTCGCATGAATCCAGTTTTCAACCTGTGTTGCTTGGTATCGGAGTTGGGTTTTGAAGATGTGAGATTAGTAGAAACTTCATACATGTTTAAAAGGGTAGACACATGTTCTTCCTAGCACTGAAAGTTCTATCTAGTGACAACCTCGATTTTTGACATATCTGTAAATCACTAAAGGAAATTCACTGTTTATCGGCGGGCTATTAGCGACGGCCCCTAGGCCTTCGGTAAACTttatttaccgaaggattttccGAGGGTCTGTAAAGTAGTACATAATTGGAGGATTTTGGCCTTCGATAATCGACATGGGACATTACCGAAGGAACTTGACCTTCGGTAAGTGGGTGGTGTATAAGAAAATTTTTCCCTCCCCCTCATTTCGCGAAAGCTCTTCTTCCCCCAATATTCAGAATCTCCCAACTCTTTCTTCCCCTAAGTCCTTCTCCCAACTCCCTGTACTGCTTCTACACAATGTTCCCTCCACCATTATTGCGGTCCAACCTCGTGGTTCACTCAAGGAAGCCATCTTCGTCATTCGGCCGACCATTCGAAGAACGTCCTTAGAGTCATCTTCTCGAAGGGTATTGGTCGTTGGCTACCGGTGTTCGCCTGCGTTAGCTGCCGGAGTTCGCCGCTCACATTATCATTAGGGCGAAAATCAGGTATTCCCTCTCACATTTTCATTTCGCATTCAAACACTTTTGCCCTCCCTTCTCTGATTTCCCCAATCTAAGAATGGTCACAATTATTTGGTTCAAGGGCCGTAGGCACGGGGTACTGGAGTTCGCCTCCCTCCATTGTGCTTCAACCGCAACGTCAGGTCGTGAACCGCCATTGCAGTTCAATCGTGCCTCTGCAAACCTGTATTAGCCTGAACTTCACTTCCGGTTTGAGGACTCCTGCTCGGGACACTTCACTCGCGAGGTAATATTCCTTCGTTCCCCACCTGAAACCCTACGGATATGATATACATGTGTTGGAAATGTGGTGTGGTGTGTGATTCTGTATTGTTGTGATTATTGAATTGATGAATTTGTAATTGTATAATGAGAAACATGAGATTCTGTTCCATTtatcttctttcatttgatttgcCTGATCTTGTATAATGGAAACTAAGAGAGCTTGCTACTGGAAAATGGAAAGAGGCCAGAGCCTCCTCTAGCCGTGAGTGGTTCCTAAACTACTCCTAAAATTTACTCTAAAATCTACTGAAATCTACTCTGCTGCTACTGCCAATTTATATGCCAAAGATTTTGTCTTCTCCCGTGTCCACTCCTGCTTTCAGCCGTATTCCAGTTTCTTGTCTGGCAGCCTAAATTCCTtcacattttgtttttgttcccCTAGCTTGCTGACTTCCTCCCTCCTAGATGTTCCAAGAAAATAGGTGGGGGCCCTCCAATTTTTATCTTCCTGAATCACTTTGCACACCATTTAGCCCTTTTGCATAGGGCTGCTTGTTGCTTCGTTCAACTCTTTGCTGCTGGTTGTGCTTCCACTACTCATGGGTTATGCTTCTTCTTTCCATCCAGCTCTCTACCTTAAAAACGTTCAAGAGTCAATTCTCAAACAAGAAGTGGCTGTAGCTGTTCCAactccaagctgctggaccgTGAATGTTTTTCCCATGTGTTTTCCCTTGCAAAATTCTAATGTCCGTGAGCTTTGCCAACCATGAGTGGTGGCTGGACTTTCCTTCCCTATTCCTCTTCTTTCACACGTCCAACTCCATTCAGCCGTGAACtcatctccttttctctcttagcTCTTCCACTCCATAGAAGCCTTTCTTTTGAACGTGAGCTGCTGCCATGCTTCTCAAAGAAACCGTgagcttccttcttcttcccaacTGGATGTGATGGTAGCTACAGCTGTTGGACATGTTTTCCCTCCTTCCAAGGCCGTGAGTGAAGCTTCTCTACGTGGCTGAACTGCTGCAAACTGGACCGTGTAGGTAGCTGCAGCTGCTGGTGGAATTGTCTTCACTTCATTCACGCTGCAAGTGGCTTCTCTTCACGCAGCTAGCTGCTTCTTGCAAAGTGTTGGACCGTCTTTAACCAAGCTGGATGTGCTCTCTGCtgccatttatttatttttgttccaGCAAAGAAGGATGTGGCagctttctctcttttcgtaACAGCACCAAAGAGAATGAAATGCTTTCTCCCAAACCAATTGAAAACCACGTTTCCAGCCAACAATAGAATGTGGTGGCCCCAACTTTTGTTCCATGTGTTTAGCTTTGTCCTTTGCAAAATTCTGAAAGAAAGGAGTTGGAGTTGCAGCTGTGAAACATTGAATAAAATTCAGCACTTTGTAGCTTCTTTTGGATGTGAGATTTCAACATGTGGTCCCTTCTTTTCCATCCATTTTCACGTATACACTTCATTCTAATGTGGCAGCACATTTGTTTTCTTCTAGCTATAAAATGGTGAGGTTCTAATAAGTGCTGAccccaattttattttacaatttccTTATGCCAAAGAAAAGTTATCCAATGCTAGGTGGTGGCTCCCATGTTTGCCAAAAGAATTGTTCATGTGGATGCTTTTCAATTTGGTTTGGACGTGCATATGCAAGCTACTCTTCTGAATTTGTTTTGCCAATCATCATATAAGCTTCTCAATAAAACCGTGAACACTTGCAAAGTGGTCCCTCCATCATTTCACTTCAACTTTTTGAGTGATTTCCAACGTAGCTTTGCTACATGCTTTGCCAAAATACATTTTCCTATGGCATGTATGTAACAAACTATCAactatcttccaaataatttagAAATCGTGAACACTTGCACATGTGGTCCGTGTGTTATTCCAACTATGACAAGTATTacaaacaatgcaaacaaatTAGAAGTAACTCAAACAGTAAGCACTAAGCTGACATAGgggagtaaaaaaaaatactgggAACAACACAGAGGAATTTGagcaaaataaaaactatacattaaaatagacatccagacgaaactatgaaaaaaaattgcatgaaaaacggataagaattgaactcgaacgaagacacacaagttgacacaacattcacgcagcactgtGCGAAAATTgagtttatactttttttttcagctattcggtaattaccgaaggcttttgtccttcggtaattaccgaaggcttttggccctcggtaattaccgaagggcaaaagccctcggtaaatgttagcgacaagggatttaccgagggctctttggctgtcgataagccttcggtaattaccttttaccgacggttttgggctgtttccgagggcttctggccttcggtaatgcccttcttttttgtagtgaatggTTTCACAAAGATAgtctaaattttgaaaacagtGTTGTGATTCTCTAGAGTTGGGTTGTTGTtgattttaatatgataaaaagatGATGAAAACATGAACTAGATGCACTTCATAAGGCATGTATATTCACTAtccttaaaaaattatttgggaatccaagtgtgagtccaagtcccgtattggatagaaatgagaaagtagagcactatataaaggtgaaagacttattaacccattgccttaagattttaggtagagagtggtgtcaatcccttatgtggTTGGATTCAGATCTCATTGGCATTGTGTCTCCCTAGTGAATCTCTTTCTCGATAGACCTAACAGTGGTACCCGTTAAAATGAACGACGGTACGAAGGACTACTCGTGATTGTGGTTAGTCGAGAATGTTTTCGCTGGTAGGGAAGTGTAATAATGTGGAAGAAACTCACCTTTGAGGAGGACATTGTCCACAATGTATTACACAAATCTTCTAACATACAACATGaattttctgaatttttcaAGTATCTCATAACTCTaaaaagagtaaataaataaacttaggataaaagaattaagaaaggagataaaaataatgagaGAAAGTGAAAAGAAGAATTGTGAATAGTGTATTTGGAAGAGgcaaaaaaataatgatagaaagagagagaaagtaaGAAGGAGCAGTTTGAATTGTATTTGGAAGAGGCaaaagtgtgtgtgtgtaaatCTCAGCGGAATATCTCCCAACCTGCAGAGGGGGAAAATGGTCAAGAATGTTAATGCTAATAACTCTTAACATTTCGTAAGGGAAAACAAGTCTTACAATGCAAcgtttatattttgtaatatatttgtaaactctgtttttataacattaaatttgttttgatttcattatactttataatatataatgttattttgGTCTTAAAAGTAAATTACTCAAGATGTATCATTgtttaaactttgaaataaaaaaacaaattttcttcaaatattattgATAACTATTTGCTAAAAACAATTCAggaagataaattattttaattcagtAGAGTATTATAACACCATTTGTATGAttttgcaaaagaaaataaaagtaaataacacTAATGATAGTAACACGTGTAAAATTGATGAATTATgtatataagttttaattttaatatgagATACTCAGTGTgctttttatttaactttttatgatatactatttattatttttagaaacaaaaatatttataagtttttacgTAAAATTTAATTCTGTATATTTCTTTCATGAACTTCAATATACCAACTTGAATTCGAACTATATGTGGTTGAGAGGAGAAACTACACTttgctaattttatttttacatttatctCCCTATTTTTCTATCATAGTTTCTCCCTAACCaaacaaacaatttattttagcattttaaaataagttgaatAAACTCAATAAATCCATTACCTATTACGAATGGATTTAGATTAGTTAAATTTTTACTCACtaaaaaacatgtaaattaATTTGGTTGAACAACACAACACGAGGAGGAGAAGAAATTGCCAAATTAGTTCTCTCCACGGCAAATTGTCAAACAGATTGCTGCATATGCTGATCAAGTTAGAATTGAAGTAGGTGTTCAGGTCTTACAGATTCAGGATACAACTAGcaagaaaaaatattcaaactttgaattgaatgaaatttaaatGCAAAAGTATGATGATCACAAGGaattttgaaggaagaaattaCAAAGGGGAACAAGAATGGGGAAGGCTAATGAATACATAGATAAAATTGAGTACTGTGAAAGGGGATTTTGCAGTGTTGTTCCGAGGAGAATGGTAAGAAGAAGTATGATGATGGAAGAAAGTTAGAGAAAACTTTGCACTCTGTAGATGGCACATCCAATGAGTACTCCCATCTCTGCAGCATATTGGAACATGAATGGCCTCAGAAACACTCCCCACAAACCTATCACCACCATCACAATCTCTGTCACTAAGCACATACTTCCTTGATGCTCTGATACTGTGTTATAGACAATGTATCTCTGGAATTTGTTGATTTTGCTTGTTGGCTTCTTAGAAATCAGTGATGATGAGATGTAGCTCGTGATTTTAGGATCCTGTTGCTTTCTTCTATGACTACACAACTACCAGTCTTCAACTGAGAGGGTGGGTATTTGTCCTATTGTCAGAATCACGCAGCTGAAAATTTTGGTGGAGTACGTCACATTTTCACCTATATCTAAACCAATGCCAATCATGTACTATTAAGAAATTTTGCATGAAGAAGAATCAAGTGTAAACCAGACCCAATTtcacttaaaaagaaaaagggccCAATGAACTTTACTTTCTTTAGTTATAGGCACTTTCTTTCTACACCTCCataacttactttttttttcctttgcattcttataacattttttctcactttttttaataaattatacaatttaaaagttttgttttctaaaatgatatcttttaaattttggaaTGTACAGTTCATAATGTATTaccatatttaaaaatatttttaaagaaatatatttcaaaatatatattatatagtgTGCATGAAAGAGTCTAACACGAATAATGCATATTCGTTATTCAAttggtaataaaaaaaatttgcaaCCACTTTGTCACTTACCGCAAAcccattaaaaaattatctccagatattttaaaatatccggATATCCGTAGATATccacatttattaaaaaaaaaagttaaatatgtttttagtctctcaaTTATCAAACGATTTTATTTTTCGTCcatctttcaaattttggtacactttgatcattctccttaaggaaactataatttttcgtcctctaAAATCAATAGCTTTAAAAATCAGCTAAGGTGGCTAACGGTGATGTGCCACgtcatgttttttttcttctgccaTTTAGTCCATCTTTCCCAGCttttctccctccctctccctccttctccttcctttcATTTTCGTCCCCGTCCACCACTGCAACCTCGTTGACCAGAACCACCGTAAACCTCCGTCCCCGTCTCCGGCCGCCGTCTTCCACATCAAAGATCGTTCTCTGTGGTTCTTCCACCAGAATTTCATATACCAGAAGAAGTATATTGTCGCAATCCTAGCTTTCCTCCTTGTCATCCTCTTTTTATCCGTCGCCAATTTCCAAAGTATCTTCTCAAGCTCTTCCTTCCAATTCGATTCTGTCTATGATCCAATGAAGGAATCTGAATTGCACGTCATTAACCTCTTGCGGCGACAACAACTAGGACTCTTAAGCGATGGGGATAATGTGATTGCTGGAATGTCTACTGCACCGAAACCTGAGGATGAGAAGGTGAAGAAGGATATAGATATGGGGAAGGatggaagaggaagaagcaTGAAAGCACTAATAGTCTAGTTTCGGTCCAGGTTAAGAAGGAGAAAGTGGATGTAGTTCATGAATAATTTAGGTACttcataaataatttagattttaaaaattcaattaatacaGTAAttcaaagtttaatatttttaaaaaatagtatagtTTTTTCTCCTGCAATTGAGTTTCACTATCAGTTTGGTTTATACTCTAGTGTTACCCATTCGACTCTTTGATTTCATAGAAACAATATTCTAATTGGGCACGTATGCATTTTTCTTTGGGACGTATAGCAGCAAATTTTGGAAGTTGCATAATCATATAGTTATTAGTCGTTTGAgagttgaaaatttgaaattattaagcATAATGTATTCAATTGGGTTGTCACTTGCAAGTTGTAAAGAATTAGCACTACATATGATGAAGTGTCCCTACAAATAAAAAAGTGCAAAATTATTATTAGCAGTGACTCCTATTCTTAGTTCTTAACAATGGGGCAAGATATGGCCCATTATCCTAGAATGTTATTATATATCCCTAACGAGCgagtgtgtatatatatttttttagttttatactTTATATAGGGCTAAATTTGAATTGCTTTTCTG
This genomic window contains:
- the LOC108332798 gene encoding uncharacterized protein LOC108332798: MDDTLQQFIQMSESHRKNTKAACRRMEAHCRFIIQKLDDFGGNMEVPDYVNFLKKFNKKRKSPEEETVEVQSNCSVILQKALPPKANDPKSFNIPCTIGSHERGKALIDLGSSINLMPLSVLENITGLEVKPTKRNLLKISWCGDRKENTKIKVGIG